From Hippoglossus stenolepis isolate QCI-W04-F060 chromosome 6, HSTE1.2, whole genome shotgun sequence, a single genomic window includes:
- the mib2 gene encoding E3 ubiquitin-protein ligase MIB2 isoform X5 — protein sequence MFKSGLKIMGISPDLFPETPLVPSLRAISSVRAGPAPHKPQRRSSRSDSAARPHPLRSAPRLGPSRGSMEVGMRVVRGLDWKWGNQDDGEGHVGTVVEIGRQGSTTTPDKTVVVQWDSGTRTNYRTGYQGAYDLLLYDNAQIGVRHSNIICDSCKKHGIMGMRWKCKVCFDYDLCTQCYMNNKHDLNHAFERYETAHSQPVSLAPRQNLPRIILKGIFQGVKVVRGPDWDWGNQDGGEGKVGKVVDIRGWDTESGRSVASVTWSNGTTNVYRMGHKGKVDLKYVSDGQGGFYYKDHLPKLGEHAELQRQESADGHSFQQGDKVKCLLEVDILRQMQEGHGGWNPKMAEYICRIGTVHRITDRGDVRVQYSNNIRWTFHPGALTKVNTFGVGEQVRVLEDMESVKRLQAGHGEWTDSMAPVLGQVGKVLKVYADGDLRVAFGGQTWTFNPACLSAQPVEVDANLMTAENPNESGSTVISVLEKLLSQSTEQDNPSRLVIEAAHGSANKVRELVQKYPDKVDIKNQGKTALQVAAHQGHMEVVKALLQANSSVEVKDEDGDTALHYTAFGNQAEIARLLLSKGANVNLLNNSMCTALHIAVNKGFTDVVRVLTEHSADVNLQDSYGDTPLHDAIAKDFRQIIEILVVVPSIDFTQQNHRGFNLLHHASLKGNKLATEKILGRARQLVDVKKEDGFSALHLAALNNHRDVAEMLVKEGRCDINIRNNRNQTPLQLAVTQGHTELVQLLVAEGADVNMEDEDGDTAMHVALLRPQLANVMLSPTVGTSSTEESSEGCSSTSLYCRLSASGLLGNTELSVGAALACFLAQEGSDINYANHKGKSPLDLVADSTMLQLIKSFSEKHRLQRLQAITSGQGLSSASLRRVHTTPNTMTNLVLPTPPGPSECLICSELALLVLFCPCQHSVACEECAHRMKKCIKCQVTITKKIRQDQTEVDCSPGNENSEQHNLLEQLQSRYRQMEERITCPICIDNQIKLVFQCGHASCIDCSAALKTCPICRQTIRERIQLFV from the exons ATGTTCAAAAGTGGGCTGAAGATCATGGGGA TCTCCCCTGATCTGTTCCCGGAAACACCCCTGGTGCCGTCCCTACGCGCAATATCGTCGGTGCGAGCCGGTCCCGCCCCTCATAAGCCCCAGAGGCGCAGCAGCCGGAGTGACAGTGCTGCCAGGCCCCACCCATTGCGCTCAGCTCCCAGGCTAGGCCCCAGCAGAGGCAGCATGGAGGTGGGTATGCGTGTGGTGCGCGGCCTGGACTGGAAATGGGGAAACCAGGATGATGGCGAGGGCCACGTGGGCACTGTGGTGGAGATCGGTCGACAAGGCAGTACTACTACACCGGACAAGACAGTGGTGGTACAATGGGACAGTGGCACAAGGACCAACTACCGCACAGGCTACCAGGGTGCCTACGACCTGCTGCTTTATGATAATGCTCAAATTG GCGTGCGTCACTCCAACATCATCTGTGACAGCTGCAAGAAGCATGGCATCATGGGAATGCGATGGAAGTGCAAGGTGTGCTTCGACTACGACCTCTGCACCCAGTGTTACATGAACAACAAGCACGACTTGAACCACGCTTTCGAGCGCTACGAGACGGCACACTCCCAGCC AGTAAGCTTGGCACCGAGGCAGAACCTCCCACGGATCATCCTCAAAGGAATCTTCCAGGGGGTTAAAGTCGTTCGAGGACCTGACTGGGACTGGGGCAACCAAGACg gcGGGGAGGGTAAGGTTGGGAAGGTAGTGGATATTCGTGGCTGGGATACAGAGTCTGGTCGCAGCGTGGCCAGTGTCACCTGGTCTAACGGCACCACCAATGTCTACCGAATGGGCCACAAGGGCAAGGTAGACCTGAAATATGTGTCTGACGGCCAAGGAGGCTTCTATTACAAAGACCACCTACCAAAGCTCG GAGAGCACGCAGAGCTGCAGCGCCAGGAGAGTGCTGATGGCCACTCCTTCCAGCAGGGAGACAAGGTCAAGTGTCTCTTGGAGGTGGACATCCTGCGACAGATGCAGGAGGGCCACGGAGGGTGGAACCCCAAAATGGCAGAG tacATTTGTCGGATCGGGACTGTCCATAGAATCACTGACCGAGGAGATGTCAGAGTCCAGTACAGCAACAACATCCGCTGGACTTTCCATCCTGGGGCCCTGACCAAG GTGAACACGTTTGGAGTCGGTGAACAAGTCCGAGTGTTGGAGGACATGGAGAGTGTGAAGAGACTGCAGGCTGGCCATGGAGAGTGGACAGACAGCATGGCTCCT GTGCTTGGCCAGGTCGGGAAGGTGTTGAAAGTATATGCTGATGGTGACCTTCGGGTGGCATTCGGAGGTCAGACATGGACGTTCAATCCAGCGTGCCTCTCGGCCCAGCCCGTGGAGGTGGACGCCAACCTCATGACGGCCGAGAACCCCAACGAATCTGGAA GTACTGTCATCTCAGTGTTGGAGAAGCTGCTGTCTCAGTCTACAGAGCAGGACAATCCCAGCCGCTTGGTCATTGAGGCAGCACATGGCAGTGCCAACAAAGTGAGGGAATTGGTGCAGAAATATCCTGACAAG GTGGATATAAAGAACCAGGGCAAGACTGCACTGCAGGTCGCTGCTCACCAAGGCCACATGGAGGTGGTGAAGGCCCTGCTGCAGGCCAACAGCTCCGTCGAGGTCAAGGATGAAGATGGAGACACGGCATTGCACTACACTGCCTTTGG TAATCAGGCAGAGATCGCTCGGCTGCTGTTGAGCAAGGGGGCAAACGTCAACCTCCTGAACAACTCCATGTGCACGGCGCTCCACATCGCTGTCAACAAGGGCTTCACTGATGTGGTGCGGGTGCTGACTGAACATTCAGCTGACGTCAATCTCCAG GATTCATATGGGGACACGCCTCTTCACGACGCCATTGCGAAAGATTTCCGCCAAATCATTGAGATCCTGGTTGTGGTGCCCAGCATTGACTTCACTCAGCAGAACCACAGAGGCTTCAACCTCCTGCACCATGCTTCTCTAAAAGGAAACAAACT GGCCACAGAGAAGATCCTCGGCAGAGCACGGCAGCTGGTGGACGTTAAGAAGGAAGATGGCTTCTCCGCACTGCATCTGGCCGCCCTCAACAACCACAGAGATGTTGCTGAGATGCTCGTCAAGGAG GGACGCTGCGACATCAACATCCGCAACAACCGCAACCAGACGCCACTGCAGCTGGCAGTGACACAGGGTCACACCGAGCTGGTGCAGCTTCTGGTGGCCGAGGGGGCGGACGTCAACATGGAGGACGAGGACGGCGACACGGCCATGCACGTTGCCCTCCTCCGCCCACAGCTGGCCAACGTTATGCTCAGCCCCACTGTGGgaaccagcagcacagaggagagcagtGAGGGCTGTTCCTCCACGTCGCTCTACTGCAGG CTGAGCGCTTCAGGTCTTCTGGGGAATACGGAGCTGAGCGTCGGGGCAGCTTTGGCCTGTTTTCTAGCACAGGAAGGGTCTGACATCAACTATGCCAACCACAAGGGCAAGAGTCCTCTGGACCTTGTGGCTGACAGCACAATGCTGCAGCTCATCAAGAGCTTCTCAGAGAAGCACAG GTTGCAGCGTCTGCAGGCCATCACATCTGGACAGGGCTTGAGCAGTGCGAGCCTGCGGAGGGTCCACACTACGCCCAACACCATGACCAACCTGGTTCTTCCCACGCCACCGGGGCCCAGCGAATGCCTCATCTGCTCCGAGCTGGCTCTGCTGGTTCTCTTCTGCCCCTGCCAGCACAGCGTGGCCTGTGAAG AATGCGCCCATCGGATGAAGAAATGCATCAAATGCCAAGTCACAATCACAAAGAAAATTAGACAAG accaaacagAGGTAGACTGCAGTCCTGGAAATGAGAACTCGGAGCAGCACAACctgctggagcagctgcagtCCCGCTACCGGCAGATGGAGGAGCGGATCACCTGCCCCATCTGTATCGACAACCAGATCAAGCTGGTCTTCCAGTGCGGACACGCCTCCTGCATCGACTGCAGCGCTGCGCTCAAGACCTGCCCCATCTGCCGGCAAACCATCCGCGAGCGGATCCAGTTGTTCGTCTGA
- the mib2 gene encoding E3 ubiquitin-protein ligase MIB2 isoform X8 encodes MGIGSSFAPRSDQIFTIRVSLAPRQNLPRIILKGIFQGVKVVRGPDWDWGNQDGGEGKVGKVVDIRGWDTESGRSVASVTWSNGTTNVYRMGHKGKVDLKYVSDGQGGFYYKDHLPKLGEHAELQRQESADGHSFQQGDKVKCLLEVDILRQMQEGHGGWNPKMAEYICRIGTVHRITDRGDVRVQYSNNIRWTFHPGALTKFVRLSFSQVNTFGVGEQVRVLEDMESVKRLQAGHGEWTDSMAPVLGQVGKVLKVYADGDLRVAFGGQTWTFNPACLSAQPVEVDANLMTAENPNESGSTVISVLEKLLSQSTEQDNPSRLVIEAAHGSANKVRELVQKYPDKVDIKNQGKTALQVAAHQGHMEVVKALLQANSSVEVKDEDGDTALHYTAFGNQAEIARLLLSKGANVNLLNNSMCTALHIAVNKGFTDVVRVLTEHSADVNLQDSYGDTPLHDAIAKDFRQIIEILVVVPSIDFTQQNHRGFNLLHHASLKGNKLATEKILGRARQLVDVKKEDGFSALHLAALNNHRDVAEMLVKEGRCDINIRNNRNQTPLQLAVTQGHTELVQLLVAEGADVNMEDEDGDTAMHVALLRPQLANVMLSPTVGTSSTEESSEGCSSTSLYCRLSASGLLGNTELSVGAALACFLAQEGSDINYANHKGKSPLDLVADSTMLQLIKSFSEKHRLQRLQAITSGQGLSSASLRRVHTTPNTMTNLVLPTPPGPSECLICSELALLVLFCPCQHSVACEECAHRMKKCIKCQVTITKKIRQDQTEVDCSPGNENSEQHNLLEQLQSRYRQMEERITCPICIDNQIKLVFQCGHASCIDCSAALKTCPICRQTIRERIQLFV; translated from the exons ATGGGAATAGGCAGCTCCTTTGCACCAAGATCTGATCAAATCTTTACCATAAG AGTAAGCTTGGCACCGAGGCAGAACCTCCCACGGATCATCCTCAAAGGAATCTTCCAGGGGGTTAAAGTCGTTCGAGGACCTGACTGGGACTGGGGCAACCAAGACg gcGGGGAGGGTAAGGTTGGGAAGGTAGTGGATATTCGTGGCTGGGATACAGAGTCTGGTCGCAGCGTGGCCAGTGTCACCTGGTCTAACGGCACCACCAATGTCTACCGAATGGGCCACAAGGGCAAGGTAGACCTGAAATATGTGTCTGACGGCCAAGGAGGCTTCTATTACAAAGACCACCTACCAAAGCTCG GAGAGCACGCAGAGCTGCAGCGCCAGGAGAGTGCTGATGGCCACTCCTTCCAGCAGGGAGACAAGGTCAAGTGTCTCTTGGAGGTGGACATCCTGCGACAGATGCAGGAGGGCCACGGAGGGTGGAACCCCAAAATGGCAGAG tacATTTGTCGGATCGGGACTGTCCATAGAATCACTGACCGAGGAGATGTCAGAGTCCAGTACAGCAACAACATCCGCTGGACTTTCCATCCTGGGGCCCTGACCAAG tttgtccgtctgtctttcTCCCAGGTGAACACGTTTGGAGTCGGTGAACAAGTCCGAGTGTTGGAGGACATGGAGAGTGTGAAGAGACTGCAGGCTGGCCATGGAGAGTGGACAGACAGCATGGCTCCT GTGCTTGGCCAGGTCGGGAAGGTGTTGAAAGTATATGCTGATGGTGACCTTCGGGTGGCATTCGGAGGTCAGACATGGACGTTCAATCCAGCGTGCCTCTCGGCCCAGCCCGTGGAGGTGGACGCCAACCTCATGACGGCCGAGAACCCCAACGAATCTGGAA GTACTGTCATCTCAGTGTTGGAGAAGCTGCTGTCTCAGTCTACAGAGCAGGACAATCCCAGCCGCTTGGTCATTGAGGCAGCACATGGCAGTGCCAACAAAGTGAGGGAATTGGTGCAGAAATATCCTGACAAG GTGGATATAAAGAACCAGGGCAAGACTGCACTGCAGGTCGCTGCTCACCAAGGCCACATGGAGGTGGTGAAGGCCCTGCTGCAGGCCAACAGCTCCGTCGAGGTCAAGGATGAAGATGGAGACACGGCATTGCACTACACTGCCTTTGG TAATCAGGCAGAGATCGCTCGGCTGCTGTTGAGCAAGGGGGCAAACGTCAACCTCCTGAACAACTCCATGTGCACGGCGCTCCACATCGCTGTCAACAAGGGCTTCACTGATGTGGTGCGGGTGCTGACTGAACATTCAGCTGACGTCAATCTCCAG GATTCATATGGGGACACGCCTCTTCACGACGCCATTGCGAAAGATTTCCGCCAAATCATTGAGATCCTGGTTGTGGTGCCCAGCATTGACTTCACTCAGCAGAACCACAGAGGCTTCAACCTCCTGCACCATGCTTCTCTAAAAGGAAACAAACT GGCCACAGAGAAGATCCTCGGCAGAGCACGGCAGCTGGTGGACGTTAAGAAGGAAGATGGCTTCTCCGCACTGCATCTGGCCGCCCTCAACAACCACAGAGATGTTGCTGAGATGCTCGTCAAGGAG GGACGCTGCGACATCAACATCCGCAACAACCGCAACCAGACGCCACTGCAGCTGGCAGTGACACAGGGTCACACCGAGCTGGTGCAGCTTCTGGTGGCCGAGGGGGCGGACGTCAACATGGAGGACGAGGACGGCGACACGGCCATGCACGTTGCCCTCCTCCGCCCACAGCTGGCCAACGTTATGCTCAGCCCCACTGTGGgaaccagcagcacagaggagagcagtGAGGGCTGTTCCTCCACGTCGCTCTACTGCAGG CTGAGCGCTTCAGGTCTTCTGGGGAATACGGAGCTGAGCGTCGGGGCAGCTTTGGCCTGTTTTCTAGCACAGGAAGGGTCTGACATCAACTATGCCAACCACAAGGGCAAGAGTCCTCTGGACCTTGTGGCTGACAGCACAATGCTGCAGCTCATCAAGAGCTTCTCAGAGAAGCACAG GTTGCAGCGTCTGCAGGCCATCACATCTGGACAGGGCTTGAGCAGTGCGAGCCTGCGGAGGGTCCACACTACGCCCAACACCATGACCAACCTGGTTCTTCCCACGCCACCGGGGCCCAGCGAATGCCTCATCTGCTCCGAGCTGGCTCTGCTGGTTCTCTTCTGCCCCTGCCAGCACAGCGTGGCCTGTGAAG AATGCGCCCATCGGATGAAGAAATGCATCAAATGCCAAGTCACAATCACAAAGAAAATTAGACAAG accaaacagAGGTAGACTGCAGTCCTGGAAATGAGAACTCGGAGCAGCACAACctgctggagcagctgcagtCCCGCTACCGGCAGATGGAGGAGCGGATCACCTGCCCCATCTGTATCGACAACCAGATCAAGCTGGTCTTCCAGTGCGGACACGCCTCCTGCATCGACTGCAGCGCTGCGCTCAAGACCTGCCCCATCTGCCGGCAAACCATCCGCGAGCGGATCCAGTTGTTCGTCTGA
- the mib2 gene encoding E3 ubiquitin-protein ligase MIB2 isoform X3, with protein MGEVLSGNGHVSPDLFPETPLVPSLRAISSVRAGPAPHKPQRRSSRSDSAARPHPLRSAPRLGPSRGSMEVGMRVVRGLDWKWGNQDDGEGHVGTVVEIGRQGSTTTPDKTVVVQWDSGTRTNYRTGYQGAYDLLLYDNAQIGVRHSNIICDSCKKHGIMGMRWKCKVCFDYDLCTQCYMNNKHDLNHAFERYETAHSQPVSLAPRQNLPRIILKGIFQGVKVVRGPDWDWGNQDGGEGKVGKVVDIRGWDTESGRSVASVTWSNGTTNVYRMGHKGKVDLKYVSDGQGGFYYKDHLPKLGEHAELQRQESADGHSFQQGDKVKCLLEVDILRQMQEGHGGWNPKMAEYICRIGTVHRITDRGDVRVQYSNNIRWTFHPGALTKFVRLSFSQVNTFGVGEQVRVLEDMESVKRLQAGHGEWTDSMAPVGKVLKVYADGDLRVAFGGQTWTFNPACLSAQPVEVDANLMTAENPNESGSTVISVLEKLLSQSTEQDNPSRLVIEAAHGSANKVRELVQKYPDKVDIKNQGKTALQVAAHQGHMEVVKALLQANSSVEVKDEDGDTALHYTAFGNQAEIARLLLSKGANVNLLNNSMCTALHIAVNKGFTDVVRVLTEHSADVNLQDSYGDTPLHDAIAKDFRQIIEILVVVPSIDFTQQNHRGFNLLHHASLKGNKLATEKILGRARQLVDVKKEDGFSALHLAALNNHRDVAEMLVKEGRCDINIRNNRNQTPLQLAVTQGHTELVQLLVAEGADVNMEDEDGDTAMHVALLRPQLANVMLSPTVGTSSTEESSEGCSSTSLYCRLSASGLLGNTELSVGAALACFLAQEGSDINYANHKGKSPLDLVADSTMLQLIKSFSEKHRLQRLQAITSGQGLSSASLRRVHTTPNTMTNLVLPTPPGPSECLICSELALLVLFCPCQHSVACEECAHRMKKCIKCQVTITKKIRQDQTEVDCSPGNENSEQHNLLEQLQSRYRQMEERITCPICIDNQIKLVFQCGHASCIDCSAALKTCPICRQTIRERIQLFV; from the exons TCTCCCCTGATCTGTTCCCGGAAACACCCCTGGTGCCGTCCCTACGCGCAATATCGTCGGTGCGAGCCGGTCCCGCCCCTCATAAGCCCCAGAGGCGCAGCAGCCGGAGTGACAGTGCTGCCAGGCCCCACCCATTGCGCTCAGCTCCCAGGCTAGGCCCCAGCAGAGGCAGCATGGAGGTGGGTATGCGTGTGGTGCGCGGCCTGGACTGGAAATGGGGAAACCAGGATGATGGCGAGGGCCACGTGGGCACTGTGGTGGAGATCGGTCGACAAGGCAGTACTACTACACCGGACAAGACAGTGGTGGTACAATGGGACAGTGGCACAAGGACCAACTACCGCACAGGCTACCAGGGTGCCTACGACCTGCTGCTTTATGATAATGCTCAAATTG GCGTGCGTCACTCCAACATCATCTGTGACAGCTGCAAGAAGCATGGCATCATGGGAATGCGATGGAAGTGCAAGGTGTGCTTCGACTACGACCTCTGCACCCAGTGTTACATGAACAACAAGCACGACTTGAACCACGCTTTCGAGCGCTACGAGACGGCACACTCCCAGCC AGTAAGCTTGGCACCGAGGCAGAACCTCCCACGGATCATCCTCAAAGGAATCTTCCAGGGGGTTAAAGTCGTTCGAGGACCTGACTGGGACTGGGGCAACCAAGACg gcGGGGAGGGTAAGGTTGGGAAGGTAGTGGATATTCGTGGCTGGGATACAGAGTCTGGTCGCAGCGTGGCCAGTGTCACCTGGTCTAACGGCACCACCAATGTCTACCGAATGGGCCACAAGGGCAAGGTAGACCTGAAATATGTGTCTGACGGCCAAGGAGGCTTCTATTACAAAGACCACCTACCAAAGCTCG GAGAGCACGCAGAGCTGCAGCGCCAGGAGAGTGCTGATGGCCACTCCTTCCAGCAGGGAGACAAGGTCAAGTGTCTCTTGGAGGTGGACATCCTGCGACAGATGCAGGAGGGCCACGGAGGGTGGAACCCCAAAATGGCAGAG tacATTTGTCGGATCGGGACTGTCCATAGAATCACTGACCGAGGAGATGTCAGAGTCCAGTACAGCAACAACATCCGCTGGACTTTCCATCCTGGGGCCCTGACCAAG tttgtccgtctgtctttcTCCCAGGTGAACACGTTTGGAGTCGGTGAACAAGTCCGAGTGTTGGAGGACATGGAGAGTGTGAAGAGACTGCAGGCTGGCCATGGAGAGTGGACAGACAGCATGGCTCCT GTCGGGAAGGTGTTGAAAGTATATGCTGATGGTGACCTTCGGGTGGCATTCGGAGGTCAGACATGGACGTTCAATCCAGCGTGCCTCTCGGCCCAGCCCGTGGAGGTGGACGCCAACCTCATGACGGCCGAGAACCCCAACGAATCTGGAA GTACTGTCATCTCAGTGTTGGAGAAGCTGCTGTCTCAGTCTACAGAGCAGGACAATCCCAGCCGCTTGGTCATTGAGGCAGCACATGGCAGTGCCAACAAAGTGAGGGAATTGGTGCAGAAATATCCTGACAAG GTGGATATAAAGAACCAGGGCAAGACTGCACTGCAGGTCGCTGCTCACCAAGGCCACATGGAGGTGGTGAAGGCCCTGCTGCAGGCCAACAGCTCCGTCGAGGTCAAGGATGAAGATGGAGACACGGCATTGCACTACACTGCCTTTGG TAATCAGGCAGAGATCGCTCGGCTGCTGTTGAGCAAGGGGGCAAACGTCAACCTCCTGAACAACTCCATGTGCACGGCGCTCCACATCGCTGTCAACAAGGGCTTCACTGATGTGGTGCGGGTGCTGACTGAACATTCAGCTGACGTCAATCTCCAG GATTCATATGGGGACACGCCTCTTCACGACGCCATTGCGAAAGATTTCCGCCAAATCATTGAGATCCTGGTTGTGGTGCCCAGCATTGACTTCACTCAGCAGAACCACAGAGGCTTCAACCTCCTGCACCATGCTTCTCTAAAAGGAAACAAACT GGCCACAGAGAAGATCCTCGGCAGAGCACGGCAGCTGGTGGACGTTAAGAAGGAAGATGGCTTCTCCGCACTGCATCTGGCCGCCCTCAACAACCACAGAGATGTTGCTGAGATGCTCGTCAAGGAG GGACGCTGCGACATCAACATCCGCAACAACCGCAACCAGACGCCACTGCAGCTGGCAGTGACACAGGGTCACACCGAGCTGGTGCAGCTTCTGGTGGCCGAGGGGGCGGACGTCAACATGGAGGACGAGGACGGCGACACGGCCATGCACGTTGCCCTCCTCCGCCCACAGCTGGCCAACGTTATGCTCAGCCCCACTGTGGgaaccagcagcacagaggagagcagtGAGGGCTGTTCCTCCACGTCGCTCTACTGCAGG CTGAGCGCTTCAGGTCTTCTGGGGAATACGGAGCTGAGCGTCGGGGCAGCTTTGGCCTGTTTTCTAGCACAGGAAGGGTCTGACATCAACTATGCCAACCACAAGGGCAAGAGTCCTCTGGACCTTGTGGCTGACAGCACAATGCTGCAGCTCATCAAGAGCTTCTCAGAGAAGCACAG GTTGCAGCGTCTGCAGGCCATCACATCTGGACAGGGCTTGAGCAGTGCGAGCCTGCGGAGGGTCCACACTACGCCCAACACCATGACCAACCTGGTTCTTCCCACGCCACCGGGGCCCAGCGAATGCCTCATCTGCTCCGAGCTGGCTCTGCTGGTTCTCTTCTGCCCCTGCCAGCACAGCGTGGCCTGTGAAG AATGCGCCCATCGGATGAAGAAATGCATCAAATGCCAAGTCACAATCACAAAGAAAATTAGACAAG accaaacagAGGTAGACTGCAGTCCTGGAAATGAGAACTCGGAGCAGCACAACctgctggagcagctgcagtCCCGCTACCGGCAGATGGAGGAGCGGATCACCTGCCCCATCTGTATCGACAACCAGATCAAGCTGGTCTTCCAGTGCGGACACGCCTCCTGCATCGACTGCAGCGCTGCGCTCAAGACCTGCCCCATCTGCCGGCAAACCATCCGCGAGCGGATCCAGTTGTTCGTCTGA